The Gossypium hirsutum isolate 1008001.06 chromosome D02, Gossypium_hirsutum_v2.1, whole genome shotgun sequence region TGGAAACTACAATTGTAGGCATATTTTGAAAGATCATTCAGCTGAGGTAAATATATGCTGAATTCAAATTCTCTCAGATACTGACTGTTACAATTATCAAATtctacttttatttcatttatgatCTTGTGAACACTAGAATAAGCTTACCTTGTACCCTTTCAGGTGCAAGCTGTCACAGTCCATGCCACAAATAACTACTTTGTAACTGCTTCGCTTGATGCAACATGGTGCTTTTATGATCTTTCCTCTGGCTTATGCTTGACACAGGTCCTAAATATTCTTTCTCCTCTCTCTAACCTGTGATGTTTGGCACGTTATTTTTGCTCGTGAAGTACATGAATTAATTGGTCCCCTATTAGTTAACAATAGCTTATGTTAGTATTTGAATCTCTTCAATTGACCTTTAATTTTGGGTGTGCTTAACTGATTCATGAAGTGCTCAAAAGTTAAAATCTGTGAAGTTTTTGAAACTAGTCATAGAGGACTACTGTGAGTTTCTTCTGCTTTCTAGCATGTTTTCAAATTTTCCACCAAGTGTCTTTAGGAATTTCAATGAAAATATGTAGTAACTATTTTCTCCTATTGGTAAAGGTCATGGTGAAATGTTCTTTTTCTTTGAGTcaaatttccatttcatttactttaagAGGAAATCCTATATTATAAtccgattttttatttttgcaggtTGAAGACCCTACAAATTCCATGGGTTATACATCTGCTGCATTTCATCCCGATGGTCTCATCCTTGGAACAGGCACCATAGGATCTACCGTTAGAATTTGGGATGTGAAGAGTCGGGTATTTACTATGTTCTGAGAACCAAACTTCTTTTTCTAAGTATGTTTTAGTTCCATTTATTAAACCACACTTTCTATGTTCAATCATCCTATAGGGAAATGTTGCTAACTTTGATGGACACACTGGTGCAGTAACAGCCATATCTTTTTCGGAAAATGGTTACTTCCTAGCAGTAAGCACTTATCAGCCAAAATTTTCACATTAGGTTGATAGCCGTGATTGAAATGatctgatttatttatttttaaaaatagactGCTGCACATGATGGTGTTAAGTTGTGGGATCTACGTAAATTAAAGAATTTCCGTTCTTTTGAGTTATATGATCAAGACACGCCGACTAACTCTGGTACGTAATATCTTGACAACGGACTCAGTATTGCATGCTTCTATGTTAAGCTTGTCTCATATCAACTCTTTTAAGGAATGAGCAATAATTGTGTTGTTTTATCATGTAATAGTTCACTGTTTTGTCATTGTAAACTAGGTCCCAACAACACATTTTTCCGTGGGACTTTAGAGTTAGGAAAGACAAAAGAAATTGAACgtccaaatattttatttcttgtgATTAGAGTTGTTTATTATAAAGGGCTATATTTTCAACAGCAGTTTAattctattcttttttctttcagtGGATTTCGATCATAGTGGGAGTTACCTTGCAATGGCAGGCTCAGATATACGGTAGGTGCTCTCAGGGTCTCATATACAGGTCTTCACATATAGGATGGTTCCATGAACCTAAAACTCGATTTAGGACTGTTGTATGCACATCATATTTCAATAGATGTGTAAAGCTGTGTAGAGATTCTAAATAGCAACGATGTATGCCTCTTAACTGAAATTCCAAAGAATGTGTTTCATAAACTTACAATAAAACTTATGCTACCCCTTTCTCTGCAGTCACACACAAACTCATCCTCTCCGAAATattatatcagaattattttGCCATAAGATACATGTTGGTtgatactaattttaattatcTGCTTCCAGAGTTTACCAAGTTGGCAGCGTGAAAGCAGAATGGAATTGCATCAAAACTTTACCTGACTTGTCCGGCACAGGTTCGTATTCTCTTCATGTTCCTCTcagttgattttattttgattttctgcTGAGTTCGATATGCTGTATTCTTATTTGCAGGTAGAGCAACTTGTGTCAAATTTGGTCCTGATGCAAGGTACTTGGCAGTTGGATCAATGGATCGTAACCTTCGGGTATTTGGCCTTCCAGAAGAAGATGCTTCAACAGAGTCATAAAAGGGGGAAAAAAAAGTCCCTTGTGCTTCCCATCCATTTATATGGTAAGTTCTGATTAAACCATAGTTTTATGCCAACATTCACATTTGAGGTTAGGGAATGAATGTCACCATTCCTCCATAATGTATGTCACTGTATCATCTAGAAGCGAATCGAAACTTGTAAGACAATTTTGACTactagatttcgagttttggTACCATTTTTTATAAATCTCTCTATCTTTAATTTTGTAATTGTGTACCCTAAACCAGTATTGTTAGGGTAGATAGATGGTATATGTATATTCTTCATGTTCACCATATACATGAACATTGTGCATTTAGGCATGTCTTATCATTGTACATTGATAATAAATTAATTGATTTCTACGCATAATGATTTTTTTGCTTAAGAGTAGGggtagaaataaatattaaacgaATAAAGAAAGCACATAATTTTTTAACTTACAAGCAATTTGCTATAATACAATTTAAGCCGCAAAATGCAGGGCAAGGTCATTAAATCATGGATGGTACAAGTTAAAGAATAAAGAATGGCAGCTTCAATACCTCCTAAACCATACGTTTTTTAACATTTCAGATGAAAATAAATAAGCTTTTAAGTCTCGTTTCACTTGCTTTCAGTTTTGAAAGTGCTTTGATGCATGTGTGAATCCCCAAAGCTGCAAAAGTATCAAAACATATACATTAAACGATATAAGGTAAGTCACTGTTACTCAGGCTTGAAACAAATTTGCATGCATGTCAATACGagtatgtttattttattaaaaaatctatGTACTTTAAGTATCTGTGGAAGGTTATACCCTTATATGCATGTTCAAATATATGTCAACAACGTAGGACAGACATGAACGAAGCAACAAACATAAGGGCTCAGGTATACTTTTGTTGTAAAAAACTTGTGTTCATCGAATGTCCATATTTTACCTTTCATTTAAGCTATTAACTTAAAGATGTAGTGCCCTTTTACCATATTTGAGATCCCAATCACTCAAGTTTTTGGTTCAGGCTTAATGTTGAGTAAACAGATAACCAGAAAATTATTAGAACTGAAACTGGTCAAAAGAAACTAACGTTACCTCGATGTTCTTTGGTTCAAAGTCTTGGTTATGCGCCAAACATAAGTTCCCAAATGTTTCACAAGCTCCGCTTGTTCCACTTAATCTTATTTCAGAGAGAATAATATCACGATCGTGaagaaacatataaaaataatacaaagcTACTTGGCACACATCTACTAGAGAAAACAGCAAATTTTGACTTACAGATCTTCATCCAAGCTCAACGCAAAGTTGCCACCGCCTCCGAGTGCTAACAAGTCATTCACGCATATATAGTAATAACGATTTGCACCTGTTCAGATAATACGATACGAGATCAGAAAATCAACCAGCAGCAACTCGAGCAGGGTGCTCAATTTTTTTGTCAAGAAGACACTAGTCTCTCACTGAATAATATTTggcattttaatagtttaaacaAGTTTATTAACTGTCCATGCCATTTCCTATATGGTttcaagaaagaaacaaagaataCAAAAGGATTAACATTTTCTTAGGATGTGGAGGTTTTAGAAGCAGCATGGATATCCAATATAATAGTGAGAAAACGCTTTTGTCAGAATGGCGTGTATCAATGTGATCCTCCAAATGCATGAGAAAACTTGAAGATAATTAAACATGCTCATGCCAGATACATATCAATATCTGATTTATACATCCGAATCTGAGTAatgtaatattaaattaatctttCTCTTTATGTATGTGACCATAATATGTAGGCAGTGTGAAATGAAGTAAACAACATTGCATACCAGTGGGTCTAAATAGCCTCGGCTCACCATACTTGGTTGTGAATACAAACGTCTGGTTTGTTCCCTGTcataaaataagagaaataaagCTAAAACAAGGACAAATATACAGTATATAATTTAAGAAATGAAAGGACATAGTGCACACATGCAACAATTCCGAAAGAGAAATCATGTCATGATGCAAACAAAACTATATTCAAAACAGGCCTGTTGCATACTTGATATTTTCTCTTCGGTGTTGGTTTCAAAGGGCATTCTAACATTGCGCCAAAGACAGCTCCTTGCCTGTCTCCAGTAATCTATAATTTACACGAAACCAtgcaaataattacaagtattaGAGACTAATTAAGCATTGCAAAATTTAGAGACTCAGAAACAACCTCTAATGACAATTGCATTCGTTAACATATAAACATCAACATACCAGCAAACAAGGGCCAGGAAGCTCAGCACTCTTACGAATCAGTGTACGAAGTGATATACCATGCTTCAACGTACTGCCCTTCATTTGAAGGAGTTAGTAACAAATAGAGATCAAATACCAAAAGCAAGCTGCAATGCTTATTGCAAAAGTTACCTATACAACAACATCCATTGACACCCTTTAACAATATTGGGAAGGGAAGACGTCAAGAACTCATACAAATCATAGTTAATGAATACAGATTCATCAGAAAGTTTTGGTGGAGCCTTCATCGGACTCTGTTCTTCTCTTGCTTCTTGAAATTCATCAGAAGGTTTTAATGGAGACTTCATCGGACTCTGTTCTTCCCTTGCTTCATGAAATTCATCAAGTTTTAGTGGAGACTTCATTGGACTCTGTTCTTCTCTTGCTTCTTGAAATTCATCAGAGCTGGTACTCCTCCTTCCAGAAACACAGTCCTTATTCTCACTACGAAGTCTAATTCTAGCAATTTGCTTATTGTCACTATGAGTCCAAATTTTTTTCTTATCTTCACAAGCCTTTTTTAATTCTTCAGTTGTACAAGTAGTGTATTCTTTAACACTATCCAGGACTTCATGTCGCGtctcaaatttctttttccatctaACGGGAAGCGAAGGAACCGGCTTTAGTTCACCTCCATGATCATCCAATTTAGACTCACCATAGCTTAGTGATGGGATGATGTAAGAGAATATTGAAGACAAAGATTTTGACCCTTTGGTGTACCATCTGGCCTACACATCCAAAAATTTCATATCATGAAATCATTACAACTAAAATTCACAACTTAAGCTAATGAAGTTATTGCCTCTTTCAAATCATGGAGATATAGGGGAagcataaattaattaatttgccCAATACAAAAACCAAACAATTGAAGCTTCAAATGGAAGAACAAACCCCATGAATTTAGACCAATTTATGAAGGGGGTTATCTTAAGCCTAAACAATGACAACAAATTTTATGAGAAAAAAGTTACATTTCTTTAATCTATTAACCGTCCTTGCACAATCCAAGCtatcaaaactattttttttttgttatgattacgaattaaatgaaattaaatataacataaatcagaaaattttagttatttttcaaatataataaataaaaccaaaaaagaaTCATTGcccatgttttttttaaatattcaataaataaaattagctACATTAGCTAGATTTCCTATAAGTTACCCAGATCTtgattcataaaaataaatacattaaaaagaaaacaaataaaggaATTACCTGAGAAAGATCTCGTGGAGAAGATGGAGAAGAAGGAGAAGAATGATGAGACGCTGAATCTGCAAATAAACGTGAAAGGCTTCCCGCTGCTTTATCTTTcaatgtatacattttttttctcctcaaaaaaatatattttttaaagctttaacccataaatataaacaaataaatgatcTTTTTCTGTGTGTAGAATTGAAGGAAAAAAAGTTTTAAACTTTTGAGGGTTTGAAGAACATAGAAGAGGGAAGGGAATTGTCGGTGAGAAAATGAGGGAAAAAAAGAGCGAAGGTGCGTAATTGATGCGTTCCGCTATTCCGTGATTTTTTGCGCAAATTGAAATTGTATTGTGGTATATATAGCTACcccttttattatttataatcatTTGCATATTATAATTTAGagataattattaaaattgtacATCATTTTGACAGAATTTGCAATATATATATCAACTTTAATTTGGTGTATTTGTATTAGATCTACTCATGGGCTGGGCCGCCTAAAAAGTGGGAGAGATTAGATAAAAATATAGACCAAAAAAATGagattggacaaaaaataaggttTGTTTAGGCAATGGGTCGAGTATTGGGTAAGGCTTTTTTAGCCCGGGCCTGACccgaatatgtaaaaaaaattacaattttcttt contains the following coding sequences:
- the LOC107932163 gene encoding uncharacterized protein, coding for MYTLKDKAAGSLSRLFADSASHHSSPSSPSSPRDLSQARWYTKGSKSLSSIFSYIIPSLSYGESKLDDHGGELKPVPSLPVRWKKKFETRHEVLDSVKEYTTCTTEELKKACEDKKKIWTHSDNKQIARIRLRSENKDCVSGRRSTSSDEFQEAREEQSPMKSPLKLDEFHEAREEQSPMKSPLKPSDEFQEAREEQSPMKAPPKLSDESVFINYDLYEFLTSSLPNIVKGCQWMLLYSTLKHGISLRTLIRKSAELPGPCLLITGDRQGAVFGAMLECPLKPTPKRKYQGTNQTFVFTTKYGEPRLFRPTGANRYYYICVNDLLALGGGGNFALSLDEDLLSGTSGACETFGNLCLAHNQDFEPKNIELWGFTHASKHFQN